From the Malus domestica chromosome 17, GDT2T_hap1 genome, one window contains:
- the LOC103426071 gene encoding probable GTP diphosphokinase RSH2, chloroplastic yields MTVPTIALYAAHPCQINAHTSHDFELGSRSSSSTASTPSTSQKPVTGGLSCLFSSPTVKHASSSSSFSGGGEELGSLWHDRGEELKELSSSFRYSGSKFNGASMNRDPSPVSVFQGPVSSSSSGVSGSVRSPPMRITRERSGNGDISLNSIRCRSNGLFNGFVRGALGSSCIDYDSPSFEVQTDGLDVGSSAVLVDDLTFNMEDGFLEGIAEPYAKELLVGAQLRHKIFYEDFIIKAFYEAEKAHRGQMRASGGPYLQHCVETAVLLALIGSNSTIVAAGLLHDTLDDSFMCYDYIFGKFGAGVADLVEGVSKLSHLSKLARDNNTACKTVEADRLHTMFLAMADARAVLIKLADRLHNMMTLDALPLAKQQRFAKETLEIFVPLANRLGISSWKVQLENLCFKHLNPDQHNELSSKLVDTFDEAMITSATEILERALKDKAISYHVLCGRHKSLYSIYSKMLKKKLNMDEIHDIHGLRLIVESEEDCYEALKVVHQLWFEVPGKFKDYITQPKFNGYQSLHTVVMGEGMIPLEVQIRTKEMHLQAEFGFAAHWRYKEGDCKLPSFVLQMVEWARWVVTWQCEAMNRDRSSIGYDDSIKPPCTFPSHCVDCPYSYKPHCGQDGPVFVIMIENDKMSVQEFPANSTVMDLLERAGRGSLRRTPYGLPLKEELRPRLNHVPVNDPACELQMGDVVELTPAIPDKSLTEYREEIQRMYDRGFSVSSAGPAANSMAGWRS; encoded by the exons ATGACGGTCCCGACAATAGCTCTGTACGCGGCGCACCCGTGCCAGATCAACGCGCACACCTCACACGATTTCGAATTGGGCTCTCGATCTTCTTCGTCGACGGCGTCGACCCCCTCCACGTCGCAGAAGCCGGTGACTGGCGGGCTCTCGTGCCTATTCTCCTCGCCGACGGTGAAGCACGCGTCGTCCTCCTCGAGTTTTTCAGGCGGAGGAGAGGAATTGGGCTCTCTATGGCACGATAGAGGCGAGGAATTGAAGGAATTGAGCAGCTCGTTTCGGTATTCTGGGAGCAAGTTCAATGGGGCTTCGATGAACCGGGACCCGAGCCCGGTTTCAGTGTTTCAGGGTCCGGTTTCGTCTTCCAGTAGCGGTGTTTCAGGGTCGGTGAGGAGCCCACCAATGAGAATTACAAGGGAAAGGTCTGGCAATGGAGATATTAGCTTGAATTCGATTCGGTGTAGAAGTAATGGGTTGTTTAATGGGTTTGTGAGGGGTGCTTTGGGCTCTTCCTGCATAGATTACGACTCGCCGAGCTTCGAGGTTCAGACTGATGGTTTGGATGTGGGTTCATCAGCTGTGCTTGTTGATGATTTGACTTTCAACATGGAAGATGGGTTTTTGGAGGGAATTGCTGAGCCTTATGCTAAGGAGTTGCTTGTGGGTGCGCAGCTGAGGCACAAGATTTTCTATGAAGATTTTATTATCAAGGCCTTTTACGAGGCTGAGAAAGCGCATAGAGGGCAG ATGCGAGCAAGTGGCGGTCCTTATTTGCAGCATTGTGTGGAGACGGCGGTGTTGCTCGCATTGATCGGTTCTAATTCGACAATTGTTGCTGCAGGGCTTTTGCATGACACGCTTGATGATTCTTTTATGTGTTATGACTACATATTTGGGAAATTTGGAGCCGGGGTTGCTGATTTAGTAGAAGGG GTGTCTAAGCTCAGTCATTTGAGCAAGCTTGCCCGTGATAATAATACAGCGTGCAAAACAGTTGAGGCAGATCGCCTGCATACCATGTTCCTAGCCATGGCAGATGCCCGTGCTGTCCTCATTAAATTGGCAGACCGATTGCATAATATGATGACACTAGATGCATTACCCTTGGCTAAACAACAGAGGTTTGCAAAGGAGACTTTAGAGATTTTTGTGCCCTTGGCCAACAGACTTGGAATCTCTAGCTGGAAGGTGCAGCTagaaaatttatgttttaagcaTCTCAACCCGGATCAGCACAATGAACTGTCCTCTAAGCTTGTAGATACGTTTGACGAGGCAATGATTACTTCTGCCACGGAGATATTAGAGCGCGCTCTCAAGGATAAAGCCATTTCCTACCATGTTCTTTGTGGGCGGCATAAGAGCTTGTATAGCATCTACTCCAAAATGTTAAA GAAGAAGCTAAACATGGATGAAATACATGATATTCATGGACTACGTTTGATTGTCGAAAGTGAGGAAGATTGTTACGAGGCACTTAAAGTTGTTCACCAGCTGTGGTTTGAGGTCCCAGGAAAGTTCAAGGACTACATAACTCAACCGAAGTTTAATGG GTATCAGTCGTTGCACACTGTGGTGATGGGTGAAGGCATGATTCCATTGGAAGTTCAAATTCGAACAAAGGAGATGCATTTGCAAGCTGAGTTTGGATTTGCAGCTCATTGGAGATACAAGGAAGGCGACTGTAAGCTCCCCTCGTTTGTGCTTCAGATGGTTGAGTGGGCCAGATGGGTGGTCACTTGGCAGTGTGAGGCAATGAACAGAGACCGCTCCTCCATTGGCTATGACGATTCAATCAAGCCACCCTGCACATTTCCTTCGCATTGTGTTGACTGTCCATATTCTTACAAGCCCCACTGTGGTCAAGACGGGCCGGTGTTTGTCATCATGATTGAGAATGATAAG ATGTCTGTGCAAGAGTTTCCTGCAAACTCCACTGTTATGGATCTGCTGGAAAGAGCTGGGCGAGGGAGCTTGAGAAGGACACCATACGGGTTACCACTGAAGGAAGAACTGAGGCCCAGGCTGAATCATGTGCCAGTGAACGATCCTGCATGCGAGCTGCAGATGGGGGATGTGGTGGAACTGACTCCAGCTATTCCGGACAAGTCTTTGACAGAGTACAGAGAAGAGATTCAGCGCATGTACGACCGGGGCTTCAGTGTATCAAGTGCAGGGCCCGCTGCTAATAGTATGGCAGGTTGGAGAAGTTGA